The genomic stretch AACGGAGCGGTGCACCAGCTGGTGTACGGCGACGCCAGTGGCATGTTCGCGGACCTGGGCAGCGCGGCGGCGGACCTGAAGAAGATTACGGCGACCGTGGCGAAGGGAGACGGCACCGTGGGCGGGCTCATCAGCGACCCGACGGTGTACGAGGACCTGCGGGAGGTGATTGGCAACGTGAAGCGCAATCGCATCCTCCGCGCGCTGGTGCGCTTCTCCTTGAGCAACCGGCAGGACTTGGACCAGGTGGGCAAGGTGGAGGGCGTGGAGCCGCGTTCCGAAGCGCCCGCCGCGGCTCCGGCGGAGACGGCTCCCTCGGCGCATGGGGAGCCTGCGGCCCAGCCCTAGCCTGGGTGGCATTGCCAGGCATTATGGCTGCTCCTGGCTTTCGTGCTTCCGAGGCACTAAGACGGCGACCCTCCAACGCGCCGCTGCCGGAGCGCGCGAGGAGGCCCCGTCGCGATGAGCTCATCCGCCGTCTCCACTCCTGTGGCTTCCGCGCCCGCGCGCTCCACGTCTCGCATCTGGGCGGGACGGGTGCTGCTCTTCGTGGGCTTCTTCGCGGCACTGGCGGCGTTCCCCGTCTACACGCCCTTCGACTCCAAGCTGACGCTCCCCACCACGCTGTCACTGCTGCGTGAAGGGAACCTCGACCTGGACGAATACGCCCCCACCTTCGAGTCGTACCGCCACGGCCTCTACGAGCGCGACGGTCACCTCTACAACTACTTCCCCGTGGGGCCATCCCTGGCCGCCGTGCCCATGGTGGTGCTGGTGGATGGCTTCGTGCGCCTCGCCACGCCCGTGGGCAATCTGCACCCGGCCCTGGCCAAGCCCCTGGCGCACTGGCGCCACATCTACGACGCCACCGGCGGCGTGGACCTGGATGCGTGGAACGGCCCGCAGCGCCTCTTCGCCTCCGCGCTGACCGCGCTCGCTGGCGTCGTCATGTTCGTGCTGGGCACCGCGCTGCACCTGTCCCGCAAGCGCGCGCTGCTGCTCGCCGCCGTCTTCGTCTTCTGCACGCCATTGCTCTCCACCGCCAGCCGCGCCCTGTGGCAGCACGGCCCTTCGCTGCTGTGCCTCACCCTGGTGCTCCTCTGCCTCGTCCGCGCGCGCGAAGCTCCGCGTCACGTGGCCTGGGCGGGCATCCCCCTGGCGCTCGCCTACGTCATGCGGCCCACCAACAGCCTCTCCGTGCTGGTGCTGTCGCTCTACGTGCTGTGGACCTATCCGCGTCAGGCCTGGAAGTTCTTCGCGGGCGCGCTCGCAGTGGCCATTCCGTGGGTGACGGTGAACCTCATCCACTACGGCTCCGTGCTGGCGCCCTATTACGAACCGCAGCGGCTGGAGCTGTCCGCCTCTCGCGTGGCCGAGGCCCTGGCCGGTAACCTCGTGTCCCCCGCGCGCGGGCTGCTCGTGTTCACCCCTGTGCTCCTCATGAGTGCCTGGGGCCTGTGGATGGACCTGCGCGCCCGGACCTTCACCCGGCTGCATGCCGTGCTGGTCGCGGTGGTCGCGCTGCACTGGGCCGCCATCTCCACCTTTCCGCACTGGTGGGCAGGGCACTCGTATGGCCCGCGCTTCTTCTCGGACATGGTGCCCTACCTCGTCTTCTTCCTCGTCCCCGTGGTGCGCGCGCTCCAGTGGAAAGGCCCCGAGGCCCGGCGCGGCCTGACGGCCACCTTCGCGGTGCTGGCCGTGCTGAGCCTGGTCCTCCATGTCCACGGCGCCAGCTCGCGCGCGGTGTACCGGTGGAACAGCCTCCCGCTCGACGTGGATGAACACCCGGAGCGGCTCTGGGATTGGTCCGACCCGCAGTTCCTCGGCCGGCGCTGAGCTATCCGCCGCGTGCGTGCCGCGCCAGCGCGTGCGTCAGGTGACCCGCCACGTCCGTGCCGCCGCGCGCATCGAAGCCCAGGAACATCGCCGAGCCGTTCAGCTCCAGGATGCGCGGCGCTCCGTCCGCGTCACGCTTCAAGTCCATCCCCGTCCATCGCAGGCCCAGCACCTCGCACGCCTTCACGCAGCCGTGAGCCACCTCGGGCGGCAGCGTCACCTGCTCGATGCGCTCCTCGTGCTGCCGGAAGTCGAGCGACGGCGAGATGACGCGCAGGCTCGCGATGACGGCGCCGTCCAGCACGTACACGCGCAGGTTCTCGCCCGGCAGCAGCTCCTGGAAGGTGACGGGCGCGGCGGATAGCGCCGCGAGGCGTTCGTCCGTGAGGTCTGCTTCACTCAACTCCCGCGTCGCCGCGCCGCCTACGACGGGCTTGTAGACCCCGCGTCCTTCCCTCGCGAAGCGGCGCACTGCCTCCGCGTCATTCGTCCACAGCGTCCGGGGCACGGGAAGTCCCGCGGCCTGGAGCGCGGCGAGCTGCGCGGGCTTGTGCATGCTCCAGTCCGAAGAGGGCGGGTTGTAGAGCGGCACGCCCAGTCGCTCCCAGCGGCCCAGCAGTCCCAGGAGCAGCGCGCTCTTCTCGCGGAACGCGGTGAGCGTGGTGCGCCAGTCCGCGTCCAGGGCCTCCTGGGCATCCACCCCGAAGGCCAGCGGGTGCGCATGCAAGCCGCGCAGGTACACGGCGGCCGGCCGCCCCACCTCACGTCCGTCCGCGACGATGCCGTCCAGCGACTCCGTGAGCGACAGCCGCGTCTCCTCGGGGAAGGCCCGTGTGTCCACCACCACCGTGTCCACATCCTCGGCGCGAAGCCGGCGCGCCACCTCCTGAACATGGGCGTCGTCTCGCGCACCCAGCAGCACCACCGTGCCTGTCCGTGTCACGGGCATCCTCAGCGTTGGAGGTCACCGCCGTCGCCGGTCTCCTCACCTACCTGCATCGTGGTCACCTGCGCTTCCTTCTCGGGCTGTGGTTCGGGGGACGCGGGCGCCCAGTCCCGGATGAACAGCTCGCGCGGCGGTTTCGGCGGAGAAGTCTTTGGCATGGTGTCTCCAAGATGCGGATGGGCCCGGCGCCGCACCAGTGCC from Myxococcus xanthus encodes the following:
- a CDS encoding ATP-grasp domain-containing protein codes for the protein MPVTRTGTVVLLGARDDAHVQEVARRLRAEDVDTVVVDTRAFPEETRLSLTESLDGIVADGREVGRPAAVYLRGLHAHPLAFGVDAQEALDADWRTTLTAFREKSALLLGLLGRWERLGVPLYNPPSSDWSMHKPAQLAALQAAGLPVPRTLWTNDAEAVRRFAREGRGVYKPVVGGAATRELSEADLTDERLAALSAAPVTFQELLPGENLRVYVLDGAVIASLRVISPSLDFRQHEERIEQVTLPPEVAHGCVKACEVLGLRWTGMDLKRDADGAPRILELNGSAMFLGFDARGGTDVAGHLTHALARHARGG